A portion of the Faecalibacterium sp. I3-3-89 genome contains these proteins:
- the rpmE gene encoding 50S ribosomal protein L31: MKQGIHPNYVDCTITCACGNVIKTRSTKPEIHVEVCSKCHPFYTGKQKLVDSGGRVERFNKRFGRK, encoded by the coding sequence ATGAAACAGGGTATCCATCCGAACTACGTTGACTGCACCATCACCTGCGCTTGCGGCAACGTCATCAAGACTCGTTCCACCAAGCCCGAGATCCACGTCGAAGTTTGCTCCAAGTGCCATCCTTTCTACACTGGTAAGCAGAAGCTGGTTGACAGCGGCGGACGTGTTGAGCGCTTCAACAAGCGCTTCGGCCGTAAGTAA
- a CDS encoding ABC transporter ATP-binding protein, which yields MIEVSHLTKRYGSRLAVDDVSFTVEDGVIYGLLGPNGAGKSTIMNILTGYLAATEGQVTVAGHPLPEEADAAKACVGYLPEQPPLYPEMTVAEYLDFAAELKGVKKADRPAQVQSAARRTGLEDVLPRLIRSLSKGYRQRVGVAQALLGSPKLIILDEPTVGLDPAQVIELRRLIRELGRTHTVILSSHILSEVKAVCDKALILSQGHLAAVVDLTEEQRDLEELFLALTAPEAASDKKED from the coding sequence GTGATAGAAGTATCTCACCTTACGAAGCGTTACGGCAGCCGCCTCGCCGTGGACGATGTATCCTTCACGGTGGAGGATGGCGTCATCTACGGCCTGCTTGGCCCGAACGGCGCAGGCAAATCTACCATCATGAACATCCTCACCGGGTATCTCGCTGCCACCGAGGGGCAGGTGACGGTAGCGGGCCACCCGCTGCCCGAGGAAGCCGACGCCGCCAAAGCCTGCGTGGGCTACCTGCCGGAACAGCCGCCCCTCTACCCGGAGATGACGGTGGCCGAGTATCTCGACTTTGCCGCGGAGCTGAAGGGCGTGAAGAAAGCAGACCGCCCCGCACAGGTGCAGTCTGCCGCCCGCCGCACCGGGCTGGAAGACGTTCTGCCCCGACTCATCCGCAGCCTGTCGAAGGGCTACCGCCAGCGGGTAGGCGTGGCACAGGCGCTGCTGGGGAGTCCGAAGCTCATCATTCTGGACGAGCCGACGGTGGGCCTCGACCCGGCGCAGGTCATCGAGCTGCGCCGCCTCATCCGGGAGCTGGGCCGCACCCACACGGTCATCCTGTCCAGCCACATCCTCAGCGAAGTAAAGGCCGTCTGCGATAAGGCGCTCATCCTGTCGCAGGGGCATCTGGCCGCTGTGGTGGACCTTACGGAAGAGCAGCGGGATCTGGAAGAGCTTTTCCTTGCGCTGACGGCTCCGGAAGCGGCTTCGGACAAAAAGGAGGACTGA
- a CDS encoding ABC transporter permease, with amino-acid sequence MFAIYKRELHSFFHGMMGYVLTAFLLAASGIYFLALNLGYGLTDFGYYTLYRTIFMLLLYFPVLAMRSLAEERRARTDQLLLTSPVSVWGIVAGKYLALCTVFALPCLADGVMIVVLWLLGSTASACGANFAALLCYFLLGCAAIAVCEFCSGLTENQIIAAVMGFSALLLAYMMPSLRSMFNAGSAVALVVFTALSAGASLALGLRTRSFTLGCFVFAALCAGLSALFLLRSTWLTEAFSAVLSALCLFAPFEEFVNNSFSIPTLVYYLTTAVLFLFFTAQGIEKRRWN; translated from the coding sequence ATGTTTGCCATCTACAAGCGGGAGCTGCACAGCTTTTTCCACGGCATGATGGGCTATGTGCTCACAGCCTTTCTGCTGGCGGCCTCCGGCATCTATTTTCTGGCGCTGAACCTCGGCTACGGTCTGACGGATTTCGGCTATTATACGCTTTACCGCACCATTTTTATGCTTCTGCTCTATTTTCCGGTGCTGGCCATGCGCTCGCTGGCCGAGGAGCGCCGCGCCCGCACCGACCAGCTGCTCCTCACCAGCCCGGTATCGGTGTGGGGTATCGTGGCGGGCAAGTATCTGGCTCTCTGCACCGTATTCGCGCTGCCCTGTCTGGCCGACGGCGTCATGATCGTGGTGCTCTGGCTGCTGGGCAGCACGGCCTCGGCCTGCGGTGCGAATTTTGCTGCGCTGCTGTGCTATTTTCTGCTGGGCTGTGCGGCCATCGCGGTCTGTGAGTTCTGCTCCGGCCTCACAGAGAACCAGATCATCGCGGCGGTCATGGGCTTTTCGGCCCTGCTGCTGGCCTATATGATGCCCAGCCTCCGCAGTATGTTCAACGCGGGCAGCGCGGTGGCACTGGTGGTCTTTACGGCCCTGTCGGCGGGGGCATCCCTTGCACTGGGTCTGCGCACCCGGAGCTTTACGCTGGGCTGCTTTGTGTTCGCGGCCCTCTGTGCCGGTCTGAGCGCGCTGTTCCTCCTGCGCAGCACATGGCTCACCGAGGCCTTCAGCGCCGTGCTGAGCGCCCTCTGCCTCTTTGCGCCCTTTGAAGAGTTCGTCAACAACAGCTTCTCCATCCCCACGCTGGTCTATTATCTGACGACAGCGGTGCTCTTCCTCTTCTTTACGGCGCAGGGCATCGAGAAGCGCCGCTGGAACTGA
- a CDS encoding GldG family protein, giving the protein MKKFEKKSAGPLERLRLKSGIYAASFTVLAILLAVLLNLIVRAVPAKYTEFDLSEAGLYSLSDSSKEIARGLTQDVNIYYLAETGSEDAILTKLLDRYASESSHIRWERKDPAVYPTFAAQYGVQSAENGSLILVSGEKSVVLEASDLYDYDYSDYYATGSYSVTFGGENKLTAAIYRVTSGETLHTYYTTNHGEQALTDTLIDALEGQNLAVSPLDLLTDAIPDDCDLLIVNTPQQDFAAAGSLVDEMSALRAYLKNGGRLMLTTDSYYSTPNLDALMAEFGLSRTPGLVVEGDSGHSLSGYPYYLLPDYAEDTGSGILDGIDTSRRVLLQMAQGITLTETEGVTSEPLLVSSESSYSKTAGYEMTTAGQEEGDPDGPFTLAAYASNNATGAEVIWVNCGNMDNEAVYQTVPGNVTFLQGCAAALAGQEGTTLVESKALEAAPITIPNHTAAALGLVFVLILPAAVLAVGAVVVLLRRRK; this is encoded by the coding sequence ATGAAGAAATTCGAGAAAAAGAGCGCAGGCCCGCTGGAGCGCCTCCGCCTGAAAAGCGGTATATACGCCGCCTCTTTCACCGTGCTGGCCATCCTGCTGGCTGTCCTGCTCAACCTCATCGTCCGGGCTGTCCCGGCGAAGTACACCGAGTTCGACCTTTCGGAGGCGGGTCTTTACTCCCTCAGCGACAGCTCCAAGGAGATCGCCCGGGGCCTTACGCAGGATGTGAACATCTATTATCTGGCCGAGACGGGCAGCGAGGACGCCATTCTCACAAAGCTGCTGGATCGCTACGCCTCCGAGAGCAGCCACATCCGGTGGGAGCGGAAAGACCCTGCTGTTTACCCGACCTTTGCAGCCCAGTATGGCGTTCAGTCGGCGGAGAACGGCAGCCTCATCCTCGTCTCAGGGGAGAAGAGCGTCGTGCTGGAAGCATCGGACCTCTACGATTACGACTACTCCGACTACTACGCCACCGGCAGCTACAGCGTGACCTTCGGAGGCGAAAACAAGCTCACCGCTGCCATCTACCGCGTCACCAGCGGCGAGACGCTCCATACCTACTACACCACCAACCACGGCGAGCAGGCCCTGACGGACACCCTCATCGACGCCTTGGAGGGCCAGAACCTCGCGGTCAGCCCCCTCGACCTGCTGACGGATGCCATCCCCGACGACTGCGACCTGCTCATCGTCAACACCCCGCAGCAGGACTTTGCAGCGGCGGGCAGTCTCGTGGATGAGATGTCGGCCCTCCGCGCCTATCTGAAAAACGGCGGACGCCTGATGCTCACCACCGACAGCTACTACTCCACCCCAAACCTCGACGCCCTGATGGCCGAGTTCGGCCTGAGCCGGACGCCGGGCCTTGTGGTGGAGGGGGACAGCGGCCACTCCCTGAGCGGCTACCCCTACTATCTGCTGCCCGACTACGCCGAAGACACCGGGAGCGGCATACTGGACGGCATCGACACCAGCCGCCGGGTACTGCTTCAGATGGCGCAGGGCATCACCCTCACCGAAACGGAGGGCGTCACCTCCGAGCCTCTGCTGGTCAGCTCGGAAAGCTCCTACAGCAAGACGGCAGGCTACGAGATGACCACCGCCGGGCAGGAGGAGGGCGACCCCGACGGTCCCTTCACGCTGGCGGCTTACGCCTCCAACAACGCCACTGGCGCTGAGGTCATCTGGGTCAACTGCGGCAATATGGACAACGAGGCCGTCTACCAGACCGTCCCCGGCAACGTGACCTTCTTACAGGGCTGTGCGGCCGCTCTGGCCGGGCAGGAGGGGACGACCCTCGTGGAGTCCAAGGCGCTGGAGGCCGCGCCCATCACCATCCCGAACCACACCGCCGCCGCGCTGGGGCTGGTGTTCGTCCTCATCCTTCCGGCGGCTGTGCTGGCCGTGGGTGCAGTGGTCGTACTGCTGCGCCGCCGCAAATAA
- a CDS encoding DUF4340 domain-containing protein yields the protein MKAKQRTLAFLLVLVLAAGAALALLTHANRKAEQAASEAKDGSIPLLDVTGDTLEQVAVQYEGETLTLLPGDGWTLAEDPDYHLDDSACDTIRTALADMRAKRQLEAQPGEDYGFDAPRLVVNVTAAGERTTLTVGAENPVTGDVYVRRNGEDTVYAVDAAKFRCMEQTKAGLFGEFSPAGITVSDIEALRYTLQSGEVVSLQAVSQPTGADSTAYQTVWRLTDAPDAALDADKTDALLAALASYVTGQDTAADPSACGFDDPLVTAEVTTADGTAVLTYAIGTDGYYMMVSGDDSVYTVDGQTVAALCQTAEQLK from the coding sequence ATGAAAGCAAAACAGCGCACCCTTGCGTTCCTGCTGGTGCTCGTCCTCGCCGCCGGGGCGGCGCTGGCCCTGCTGACCCACGCGAACCGGAAAGCCGAACAGGCCGCCAGTGAGGCTAAGGACGGGAGTATCCCCCTGCTGGACGTGACCGGAGACACGCTGGAACAGGTGGCAGTCCAGTATGAAGGAGAAACCCTGACCCTTCTGCCCGGCGATGGGTGGACGCTGGCCGAAGACCCGGACTACCATCTGGACGACTCTGCCTGCGACACCATCCGCACCGCGCTGGCAGACATGAGGGCAAAGCGCCAGCTCGAGGCACAGCCCGGTGAGGACTACGGCTTCGATGCGCCCCGGCTTGTCGTGAATGTGACGGCGGCGGGGGAGCGCACCACCCTCACGGTAGGGGCTGAGAACCCTGTCACCGGCGACGTCTACGTCCGCCGGAACGGGGAGGACACGGTCTACGCCGTGGATGCGGCCAAGTTCCGCTGCATGGAACAGACCAAAGCCGGGCTGTTCGGGGAGTTCAGCCCGGCGGGCATCACCGTCTCGGACATCGAGGCCCTGCGCTATACCCTCCAGAGCGGCGAGGTGGTCAGTCTGCAGGCGGTCTCTCAGCCCACCGGGGCCGACAGCACAGCCTATCAGACCGTCTGGCGGCTTACAGATGCGCCGGATGCTGCACTGGATGCCGACAAGACGGATGCCCTGCTGGCCGCGCTGGCCAGCTATGTCACCGGGCAGGACACCGCCGCAGACCCCTCCGCCTGCGGCTTCGATGACCCGCTGGTGACGGCGGAGGTGACGACAGCGGACGGCACGGCTGTCCTGACCTACGCCATCGGCACCGACGGCTATTACATGATGGTGTCGGGGGACGACTCGGTCTACACCGTGGACGGCCAGACCGTGGCGGCACTCTGTCAGACCGCAGAGCAGTTAAAATAG